In Nicotiana tabacum cultivar K326 chromosome 11, ASM71507v2, whole genome shotgun sequence, a single window of DNA contains:
- the LOC107780745 gene encoding uncharacterized protein LOC107780745, whose translation MCFPAALALPSLPTLEPSSSNSTSNWSGKDEDPNKGQAVKLSLPAYKWRFVIAYDGTRFSGWQYQQSTPTIQCILEEALTKITKLNRKDLCSVGASRTDAGVHAWGQVGHFITPFNYETLEGVHQGLNGLLPLDIRVREISPAVPEFHARFSVTSKIYCYQVYNSTIMDPFTRHYAYHSTYKLDAAVMREAAGHFLGKHDFSAFANTSRNDRVPNPVKTIFRFDVVEKGPLLRLEVEGSGFLYRQVRNMVALLLQVGRQAVPPDIVVRILESRDRKELAKYALQVPPHGLCLETINYKEEHLRLPTDSPASSFGRHHSISYCKVPFI comes from the exons ATGTGTTTTCCAGCAGCTTTGGCACTTCCATCACTTCCCACTCTCGAGCCGTCTTCTTCCAATTCTACCTCT AATTGGAGTGGAAAGGACGAAGATCCAAATAAGGGTCAAGCGGTGAAATTGTCATTACCAGCTTATAAATGGCGTTTTGTTATTGCTTACGACGGTACCAGATTCTCAG GATGGCAGTATCAGCAGTCAACACCTACTATACAGTGCATTCTGGAAGAAGCTCTGactaaaataacaaaattaaaccgCAAAGATCTTTGTTCAGTTGGTGCAAGTCGAACAGATGCAGGAGTTCATGCATGGGGTCAG GTGGGACACTTCATTACGCCTTTCAACTATGAAACGTTAGAAGGCGTTCACCAAGGTTTAAATGGTCTTCTTCCTCTTGATATCAGAGTTAGAGAAATTAGCCCTGCGGTGCCTGAATTTCATGCTCGTTTCTCTGTCACAAGCAAGATTTATTGCTACCAAGTGTATAATTCCACTATCATGGACCCATTCACGAGGCACTATGCTTACCATAGCACATATAAACTTGATGCTGCTGTCATGAGAGAGGCTGCAGGGCATTTCTTGGGGAAACATGACTTTTCTGCCTTCGCCAATACATCACGAAATGACCGGGTGCCAAATCCAGTGAAGACGATTTTTCGCTTTGATGTTGTTGAAAAG GGACCTCTTTTGCGGCTTGAAGTTGAAGGATCTGGTTTCCTATATAGACAAGTTCGGAACATG GTTGCTTTGCTGCTTCAAGTTGGAAGACAAGCAGTTCCACCAGATATTGTTGTTAGGATTTTGGAATCtcgtgataggaaggaacttgcGAAGTATGCCTTGCAAGTTCCACCTCACGGCCTTTGTCTCGAGACTATCAACTATAAAGAAGAACATCTCAGACTTCCAACAGATTCCCCTGCAAGTAGTTTTGGTAGGCACCATAGTATAAGCTATTGTAAGGTGCCATTCATATGA
- the LOC142166141 gene encoding uncharacterized protein LOC142166141: MTSWVKTITTPFRKARTFFNNQQSPRDSPRDKKSQEEDSENHVVDLQGEVMACAYEDVQVMWSILDKSKAIRT; encoded by the exons ATGACTTCTTGGGTCAAAACAATTACTACTCCTTTTAGAAAAGCTCGTACTTTtttcaataatcaacaatcacCAAGAGATTCACCAAGAGATAAGAAGTCACAAGAAGAAG ATTCAGAGAACCATGTAGTAGATTTGCAGGGTGAAGTAATGGCTTGTGCATATGAAGATGTTCAGGTGATGTGGTCAATTTTAGACAAGTCCAAGGCCATTAGAACCTGA